One region of Thiomonas intermedia genomic DNA includes:
- the ggpS gene encoding glucosylglycerol-phosphate synthase, with protein MASSLVIVYHRQPYEEHSEDGQIVLKENKSPNGIVPALKGFIGQVDRASWVAWKKSPAGKPVKFERRITVNDSYGSYEVVRLPLTPEQINQFYHIVSKEALWPVLNSFPSLYSTENCQWAVFREVNRLFAEAACAEAAPGAVIWVHDYNLWLVPGFVRQMRPDVKIAFFHHTPFPAPDVFNILPWRDEILASLLDCDLVGFHVPRYARNFAALVQSLRKVEGLVERRVYPELQATGTALSEPVTPVSVTVGGRRVRIDAFPIGTHADLIRSTVQKPDNLARVAHIRREMAEQTIIVSIGRVDYAKGTREMLLAFERLLVRRPELHGRVRLLVTAVAAADGMRVYKRAQQNIEQLVGRINGHHGSLTWTPILLSTTPMPFEETLSYYRAADICWITPLRDGLNLVAKEFIAAHVNESGVLVLSEFAGAAVELQDAVLVNPYSLSQMDAAIDQALDMPRQEQCERMQRMDALISRYDITHWTRHVLELFAQLRAQ; from the coding sequence ATGGCTTCATCTCTGGTCATCGTCTATCACAGACAGCCGTATGAGGAACACAGTGAGGACGGCCAGATCGTCCTGAAGGAAAACAAGAGTCCCAACGGCATCGTGCCGGCCCTCAAGGGTTTCATCGGCCAGGTCGACCGGGCCAGCTGGGTGGCGTGGAAAAAGTCGCCCGCGGGCAAGCCGGTGAAGTTCGAGCGCCGCATCACGGTGAACGACAGCTACGGCAGCTACGAGGTGGTGCGGCTGCCTCTCACGCCCGAGCAGATCAACCAGTTCTATCACATCGTCTCGAAGGAGGCGCTGTGGCCGGTGCTCAACAGTTTTCCTTCCCTGTACTCGACGGAGAACTGCCAGTGGGCCGTGTTCCGCGAGGTCAACCGCCTGTTTGCCGAGGCGGCTTGTGCCGAGGCCGCGCCGGGGGCGGTGATCTGGGTGCACGACTACAACCTGTGGCTGGTGCCGGGTTTCGTGCGGCAGATGCGCCCGGATGTGAAGATCGCCTTCTTCCACCACACGCCGTTTCCCGCGCCCGATGTGTTCAACATCCTGCCCTGGCGCGACGAGATTCTGGCCTCGCTGCTCGATTGCGATCTGGTGGGCTTTCACGTGCCGCGCTACGCCCGCAACTTCGCCGCGCTGGTGCAGTCGCTGCGCAAGGTCGAGGGCCTGGTCGAGCGCAGGGTGTACCCCGAACTGCAGGCCACCGGCACCGCGCTGTCCGAGCCGGTCACGCCGGTGTCGGTCACCGTGGGCGGGCGCCGGGTGCGCATCGACGCCTTTCCCATCGGCACCCACGCCGACCTCATCCGCAGCACGGTGCAGAAGCCCGACAACCTGGCGCGGGTGGCCCATATCCGCCGCGAAATGGCCGAGCAGACCATCATCGTGTCGATCGGCCGGGTGGACTATGCCAAGGGCACGCGCGAAATGCTGCTGGCCTTCGAGCGCCTGCTGGTGCGCCGTCCCGAGTTGCACGGCCGAGTCCGGCTGCTGGTGACGGCGGTGGCCGCGGCCGACGGCATGCGGGTCTACAAGCGGGCGCAGCAGAACATCGAGCAGCTCGTCGGGCGCATCAACGGCCATCACGGATCGCTCACCTGGACGCCCATCCTGCTTTCGACCACGCCCATGCCTTTCGAGGAGACGCTGAGCTATTACCGTGCCGCCGACATCTGCTGGATCACCCCGCTGCGCGACGGCCTGAACCTCGTGGCCAAGGAATTCATCGCCGCACATGTGAACGAGAGCGGCGTGCTGGTGCTGTCGGAGTTCGCCGGTGCGGCCGTGGAGCTGCAGGACGCCGTGCTGGTCAACCCCTACAGCCTCAGCCAGATGGACGCCGCCATCGACCAGGCGCTGGACATGCCGCGCCAGGAACAGTGCGAGCGCATGCAGCGCATGGATGCGCTCATCAGCCGCTACGACATCACCCACTGGACCCGCCACGTGCTCGAACTGTTCGCGCAGTTGCGGGCGCAGTGA
- a CDS encoding mechanosensitive ion channel family protein, with amino-acid sequence MIDDLNAGWTMLRGWVPAHPAQAQALVLTLLAAPLFMLGARLLLRASGPDGNGQFLVLRLRNPLRLAWLLLVLRIDASLLKPGLGAASWAIHPLHLLLIAALTWLAMRLIRAGGELVVLRRGGLQLPDDPNLLDANLAVRGLLTRARVLTRVLSFLILLVGLAVALMSIPDVRQIGASLLASAGIAGLVVGFAARPVLSNLLAGLQIAMTEPIRINDVLIVEGEWGRVEEITGTYVVFRVWDDRRLILPLQWFIEHPFQNWTRTSASLLGTVFLWVDYATPVEALRDELRRLCAADPDWDGRLALVHVTDATETAVQVRFLVSAANSARAWELRCRIREGVIAYMQRVQPQHLPRRRVQWHEPVAGGPAPFSS; translated from the coding sequence ATGATCGACGATCTGAACGCCGGCTGGACGATGCTGCGGGGCTGGGTGCCGGCCCATCCGGCCCAGGCGCAGGCGCTCGTGCTCACGCTGCTGGCGGCACCCCTGTTCATGCTGGGTGCGCGCCTGCTGCTGAGGGCGAGCGGGCCCGACGGCAACGGGCAGTTCCTGGTCCTGCGCCTGCGCAATCCGCTGCGGCTGGCGTGGCTGTTGCTGGTGCTGCGCATCGATGCGTCGCTGCTGAAGCCGGGGTTGGGCGCTGCGTCCTGGGCGATTCATCCGCTGCACCTGCTTCTGATCGCCGCATTGACCTGGCTGGCCATGCGTCTGATCCGCGCGGGCGGCGAGCTCGTGGTGCTGCGGCGCGGCGGTCTGCAACTGCCCGACGATCCCAACCTGCTCGACGCCAATCTCGCTGTGCGCGGCCTGCTCACGCGGGCGCGGGTGCTCACCCGTGTGCTGAGCTTCCTGATTCTGCTCGTCGGGCTGGCCGTGGCGCTGATGAGCATTCCCGACGTGCGGCAGATCGGCGCCAGCCTGCTGGCGTCGGCAGGCATCGCCGGGCTGGTGGTGGGTTTCGCCGCGCGCCCGGTGCTGAGCAATCTGCTCGCCGGGCTGCAGATTGCGATGACCGAGCCGATCCGCATCAACGACGTGCTCATCGTCGAGGGCGAGTGGGGGCGGGTGGAGGAGATCACGGGCACCTATGTGGTGTTTCGCGTGTGGGACGACCGGCGCCTGATTCTGCCGCTGCAATGGTTCATCGAACATCCGTTCCAGAACTGGACGCGCACCAGCGCCAGCCTGCTGGGCACCGTGTTTCTGTGGGTGGACTACGCCACGCCGGTCGAGGCGCTGCGCGACGAGCTCAGGCGTCTGTGCGCGGCCGACCCCGACTGGGATGGCCGCCTGGCCCTGGTGCATGTGACCGATGCCACCGAGACCGCGGTGCAGGTGCGCTTTCTGGTCAGCGCGGCCAATTCGGCGCGTGCCTGGGAGCTTCGCTGCCGCATCCGCGAGGGCGTGATCGCCTACATGCAGCGCGTCCAGCCGCAGCATCTGCCGCGCCGCCGCGTGCAATGGCATGAGCCAGTGGCCGGCGGCCCAGCCCCGTTTTCCTCCTGA
- a CDS encoding NAD(P)H-dependent glycerol-3-phosphate dehydrogenase, whose translation MQNSASSSFIVGHPTRPSAVAILGAGAWGTALACALRRGGLEVRLWARRPDLTHAIATQARNPRHLPDLPLTSGLQASSQMAEMLDGAEAIFMAVPSAALREVARAAAPWLQRRAVVLAACKGIERDSGALMSQVLQQELRPDALIGAIGGPSFAHEVVRGQPTALTVGLPALRLRQAVDVQRHAQRMTGGLRAAFAAGAVQLDVTDDAIGVQVGGALKNMIAIACGMAMSADVGENARAAILTRGLQDMRALTLALGGRPDTLLSSAGAGDLFLTASSAQSRNTRLGMRLGRGELAEQGDELTEGAVSCHSVQSLERRLGMRLHVAAAVRDVLGRRQTAAEALGRLLNEPLPQDDALGLPVASGMHPHRPLRDAQGVRATLSRAPSRQAQ comes from the coding sequence ATGCAGAACTCTGCTTCTTCATCATTCATCGTCGGTCATCCGACTCGGCCTTCTGCCGTTGCCATTCTTGGTGCCGGTGCGTGGGGTACGGCCCTGGCCTGCGCCTTGCGGCGCGGCGGGCTGGAGGTTCGCCTGTGGGCGCGGCGCCCCGACCTCACCCACGCCATTGCCACCCAGGCGCGCAATCCGCGGCATCTGCCCGACCTGCCCTTGACCTCGGGACTGCAGGCGAGCAGCCAGATGGCCGAGATGCTCGACGGGGCCGAGGCGATTTTCATGGCGGTGCCGTCGGCCGCGCTGCGCGAAGTGGCGCGGGCCGCCGCGCCTTGGCTGCAGCGCCGCGCCGTGGTGCTGGCGGCCTGCAAGGGCATCGAGCGCGACAGCGGCGCGCTGATGTCGCAGGTGCTGCAGCAGGAGCTTCGGCCCGATGCGCTGATCGGCGCCATCGGCGGACCGAGCTTCGCGCATGAAGTGGTGCGCGGTCAGCCGACCGCGTTGACCGTCGGCCTGCCCGCTCTGCGGTTGCGCCAGGCGGTGGACGTGCAGCGCCATGCGCAGCGCATGACGGGCGGACTGCGTGCGGCGTTTGCTGCGGGCGCGGTCCAGCTCGACGTGACGGACGATGCCATCGGCGTGCAGGTGGGCGGCGCGCTGAAGAACATGATCGCCATCGCCTGCGGCATGGCCATGAGCGCAGACGTGGGCGAGAACGCGCGTGCGGCCATTCTCACCCGCGGCCTGCAGGACATGCGCGCCCTCACTCTGGCGCTGGGCGGCCGCCCCGACACGCTGCTGTCGAGCGCGGGCGCGGGCGATCTGTTTCTGACCGCATCGTCGGCGCAGTCGCGCAACACCCGGCTGGGCATGCGGCTGGGGCGCGGCGAGCTGGCGGAGCAAGGCGACGAGCTGACCGAAGGTGCGGTCAGTTGCCATTCGGTGCAGAGTCTGGAGCGCAGGCTGGGTATGCGTCTTCATGTGGCTGCTGCGGTGCGCGATGTGCTGGGGCGGCGGCAGACGGCGGCCGAGGCCTTGGGGCGCCTGCTGAACGAGCCGTTGCCTCAGGACGACGCTTTGGGTCTGCCCGTGGCTTCGGGCATGCACCCGCACCGGCCTCTGCGCGATGCGCAAGGCGTGCGTGCCACTTTGTCCCGCGCGCCGTCGCGGCAGGCGCAATGA
- a CDS encoding mechanosensitive ion channel family protein → MSAWLSLSFLGNPLQNWLMALGWLLLVVALVAIIQPILTSWLGALSARTTNRWDDALLSAVQGTRLSLVGLVGLYPAVQNLSLPELTTRWLIGLAAVGLFLQVGLWVSRFVDFWIRMSRERAIAHDPETATGLAAMSFIARLVLWSLVFLLLLDNLGFNVTTLLAGLGVGGIAVGLALQNILGDLFSSLSIVLDKPFQIGHFVVVDNFSGTVENIGLKTTRIRSISGEIVVFSNTDLTKARLRNYKFMQERRIVFAFGVTYDTPADTMEQIPVWVKSLIDAQPDARFDRAHFKDFGDSSLNFEVVYWMKSADFTAYMNTQQTLNLGLMRVFAQHDVGFAFPTRTLQFQVEQALPVVLQRGPAPGRQTHRPGPSPHPFFASRDSSPTGS, encoded by the coding sequence ATGAGCGCATGGCTATCCCTTTCCTTTTTGGGCAATCCCCTGCAGAACTGGCTGATGGCGCTGGGCTGGCTGCTGCTGGTCGTGGCGCTGGTGGCGATCATCCAGCCCATCCTGACGTCGTGGCTGGGTGCCCTGTCCGCGCGCACCACCAACCGCTGGGATGACGCGCTGCTCAGCGCCGTGCAGGGCACGCGCCTGTCGCTCGTCGGCCTCGTCGGCCTTTACCCCGCGGTGCAGAACCTGAGTCTGCCCGAGCTGACCACCCGGTGGCTCATCGGCCTGGCCGCCGTGGGGCTGTTCCTGCAGGTCGGCCTGTGGGTCTCGCGGTTTGTCGACTTCTGGATCCGCATGTCGCGCGAGCGGGCCATCGCCCACGACCCCGAGACGGCCACCGGCCTGGCCGCGATGAGTTTCATCGCCCGGCTGGTGCTGTGGTCGCTGGTCTTTCTGCTGCTGCTCGACAACCTCGGCTTCAACGTCACCACCCTGCTGGCCGGTCTGGGCGTGGGCGGCATCGCCGTGGGTCTGGCGCTGCAGAACATTCTGGGCGATCTGTTTTCCAGCCTGTCCATCGTGCTCGACAAGCCCTTCCAGATCGGGCACTTCGTCGTCGTCGACAACTTCTCCGGCACCGTCGAGAACATCGGCCTGAAGACCACCCGCATCCGCTCCATCAGCGGGGAGATCGTGGTGTTTTCCAACACCGATCTGACCAAGGCCCGTCTGCGCAACTACAAGTTCATGCAGGAGCGGCGCATCGTGTTCGCCTTCGGTGTGACCTACGACACACCGGCCGACACCATGGAGCAGATTCCCGTCTGGGTGAAATCGCTGATCGACGCCCAGCCCGACGCCCGGTTCGACCGCGCGCATTTCAAGGATTTTGGCGACTCCAGTCTGAATTTCGAGGTGGTGTACTGGATGAAGTCGGCCGATTTCACCGCCTACATGAACACCCAGCAGACCCTCAACCTGGGTTTGATGCGGGTGTTCGCGCAGCACGACGTGGGATTCGCCTTCCCCACGCGCACCCTTCAGTTCCAGGTCGAGCAAGCCCTGCCCGTCGTGCTGCAGCGCGGCCCCGCCCCAGGCAGGCAAACCCACCGCCCCGGGCCATCGCCACACCCTTTTTTCGCTTCACGCGACTCAAGTCCGACAGGCTCCTAA
- a CDS encoding HAD family hydrolase produces the protein MPKTILATDLDGTFLGGSEAQRAALYAWIAQRRSEIVLIFVSGRGLDFMRQLARELPVQPDHVIGDVGTSVATGADFAPIPTLDRWLDAAWPSDASRQIDAIVGQHPTLQPQPHHGGRRRSYFYGRVEAAQVAASELQRLGFDTLMSDNQYFDVLPRGVRKGSTLLRTLAALGLPEHRTLVAGDTLNDLSMFQTGLTGVAVSNREAGLEQAIAPHGNVYRSAQPGAAGVLDALARFHQQGDFNGFISGHRLSQTAV, from the coding sequence ATGCCGAAGACGATTCTGGCCACCGACCTCGACGGCACGTTCCTGGGTGGGAGCGAGGCGCAGCGTGCGGCGCTGTATGCGTGGATCGCGCAGCGCCGCAGCGAGATCGTGCTGATCTTCGTGAGCGGGCGCGGACTCGACTTCATGCGGCAGCTCGCGCGCGAGCTGCCCGTGCAGCCCGATCATGTGATCGGCGATGTCGGCACCAGCGTGGCCACCGGTGCGGATTTCGCCCCCATTCCAACGCTCGACCGCTGGCTCGACGCCGCCTGGCCCAGCGACGCATCGCGGCAGATCGACGCCATCGTCGGCCAGCATCCGACGCTGCAGCCCCAGCCGCATCACGGCGGACGGCGGCGTTCCTACTTCTACGGCCGCGTCGAGGCGGCGCAGGTGGCCGCGAGCGAACTGCAGCGGCTGGGCTTCGACACCCTGATGTCGGACAACCAGTACTTCGACGTGCTGCCCCGCGGGGTGCGGAAGGGGTCGACGCTGCTGCGCACCCTGGCCGCACTGGGCCTGCCCGAACACCGCACCCTGGTGGCCGGCGACACGCTCAACGACCTTTCGATGTTCCAGACCGGATTGACCGGCGTGGCCGTGAGCAACCGCGAAGCGGGGCTGGAGCAGGCCATCGCACCGCATGGCAACGTCTATCGCAGCGCGCAGCCGGGCGCTGCCGGGGTGCTCGACGCTCTGGCGCGATTTCATCAACAGGGGGATTTCAATGGCTTCATCTCTGGTCATCGTCTATCACAGACAGCCGTATGA
- a CDS encoding YbhB/YbcL family Raf kinase inhibitor-like protein produces MQLTSPAFTDGQPIPPQYAFCKPSGVGHVALSQNFNPPLAWSGVPERAQSLVLICHDPDVPSRADDVNLEGHIVPPDLPRVDFYHWLLVDMPATCTHLDEKAFSNSVTARGKAGPACADGMRQGVNDYTAWFAGDQDMAGQYFGYDGPCPPWNDSLLHHYTFTLYALDVPRCPVDGVFGGAQLRAAIAPHVLAQASLTGTYTLNPALR; encoded by the coding sequence ATGCAACTCACCAGCCCCGCCTTCACCGATGGTCAGCCGATTCCCCCGCAGTACGCGTTCTGCAAACCCTCGGGGGTGGGCCATGTGGCCCTGTCGCAGAATTTCAACCCGCCGCTGGCCTGGTCGGGCGTGCCCGAACGCGCACAGAGCCTGGTGCTGATCTGCCACGATCCGGATGTGCCCAGTCGGGCCGACGACGTCAACCTCGAAGGTCACATCGTGCCCCCCGATCTTCCTCGCGTGGACTTCTATCACTGGCTGCTGGTGGACATGCCGGCAACCTGCACACACCTCGACGAGAAGGCCTTCAGCAACTCGGTCACGGCGCGCGGCAAGGCGGGCCCGGCCTGCGCCGACGGCATGCGTCAGGGCGTGAACGACTACACGGCGTGGTTTGCCGGCGACCAGGACATGGCGGGCCAGTATTTCGGCTACGACGGCCCCTGCCCGCCGTGGAACGACAGCCTGCTCCATCACTACACCTTCACCCTCTACGCCCTCGATGTGCCGCGCTGCCCGGTCGACGGGGTCTTCGGCGGGGCGCAACTGCGCGCTGCCATCGCCCCGCATGTGCTGGCCCAGGCCAGTCTCACCGGCACCTACACCCTCAACCCCGCCTTGCGCTGA
- a CDS encoding cation diffusion facilitator family transporter, whose product MQARTYLRASLFAALVVISLKLLAWKVTGSVGFLSDAMESVVNVAAAAFALFIVRIAEAPPDADHPYGHTKAEYFSSGIEGLLIGVAAVLILIEAGHRLTHPQPITDVPLGAAISALATAINLGVAQWMLRGARRLRSIVVEADARHLMTDVWTSVGVITGVLLVPLTGWLWLDPVLGIAVALHILSEAFSLVKRSVDGLMDKSMDDDDLAGLQAVLDRFRSHDMRFDHVRTRVAGTRRFASMHLHMPGQWTLQRAANCRYAVEKALIDAYPGMTVTIEMLTSAQESLQEENAQTHTETSALTDSAPGGAAPQHH is encoded by the coding sequence ATGCAAGCCAGAACCTACCTCCGCGCCTCGCTGTTTGCGGCCCTCGTCGTCATCAGCCTCAAGCTGCTCGCCTGGAAAGTGACCGGCTCGGTGGGCTTTCTGTCGGACGCGATGGAGTCCGTCGTCAACGTCGCGGCGGCTGCCTTCGCCCTGTTCATCGTGCGCATCGCCGAGGCGCCCCCTGACGCCGATCACCCCTACGGCCACACCAAGGCGGAGTATTTCTCCAGCGGCATCGAAGGGCTGCTCATCGGCGTGGCGGCCGTGCTCATTCTGATCGAGGCCGGCCATCGCCTCACCCATCCCCAGCCCATCACCGACGTTCCCCTGGGCGCGGCGATCTCGGCGCTGGCCACGGCCATCAATCTGGGCGTGGCGCAGTGGATGCTGCGGGGTGCGCGGCGGCTGCGCTCCATCGTGGTCGAGGCCGACGCCCGCCATCTGATGACCGACGTCTGGACTTCCGTGGGAGTCATTACCGGCGTGCTGCTGGTGCCGCTCACCGGCTGGCTCTGGCTCGACCCCGTGCTCGGCATCGCCGTGGCCCTGCACATTCTGAGCGAAGCCTTTTCGCTCGTGAAGCGCTCGGTGGACGGCCTGATGGACAAGTCGATGGACGATGACGACCTTGCCGGCCTGCAGGCCGTGCTCGACCGCTTCCGTTCGCACGACATGCGCTTCGACCATGTGCGCACGCGCGTGGCCGGCACCCGGCGCTTCGCCTCCATGCACCTGCACATGCCGGGCCAGTGGACGCTGCAGCGGGCGGCCAACTGCCGGTACGCCGTGGAGAAAGCGTTGATCGACGCCTACCCCGGCATGACCGTGACCATCGAAATGCTCACTTCCGCACAGGAAAGCCTGCAGGAGGAGAATGCACAGACGCATACAGAGACCTCGGCCCTGACCGACAGCGCGCCCGGCGGCGCGGCGCCCCAACATCACTGA
- a CDS encoding SemiSWEET family sugar transporter, giving the protein MAFHPTDLIGYGAAFLTTVSFVPQAWLTLRSRNVSGISLGMYTLFTAGVALWLIYGAIQRSWPLVGANAVTLLLALTVLVMRLRYGARRTA; this is encoded by the coding sequence ATGGCCTTTCACCCCACCGATCTCATCGGCTACGGCGCGGCGTTCCTCACCACCGTGTCCTTCGTGCCGCAGGCCTGGCTGACGCTGCGCAGCCGCAATGTCTCGGGCATTTCACTGGGCATGTACACGCTGTTCACCGCGGGCGTGGCGCTGTGGTTGATCTACGGCGCGATTCAGCGCAGCTGGCCGCTGGTGGGCGCCAATGCGGTCACCCTCCTTCTGGCGCTGACCGTGCTCGTCATGCGGCTGCGCTACGGCGCGCGGCGGACGGCCTGA
- a CDS encoding sensor histidine kinase, giving the protein MPEISAAQTPSPQEDQRGRRRHPRSLFGEILDWMLAPMLLLWPLSIGITYLVAQAIAAKPYDAALEHTLRQLSAQVQMQGAQAAVQSALWQLTLRQPPAGGILGYQVRSASGVLLAGAPGLPSAAMLPPGHASGALSVAWRDGEMGEHGVRLAAAWVWPPAAPGAARAMPVLVQVAQSLDARTRLARDIVQGVILPQFVVVPIFILLVWFGLGQGIAPLNELQARIRRRADDISPIDEREAPEEIAPLVDSINSLFARLRQSLQTQKRFVADAAHQIKTPLAGLRMQAELAQRETDPEELRASLRQIGRSVERTTRLVNQLLALTRAENQGGAARAVFETIDLRQPAAEAMQELAMLALDKNLELEFDSPPLPLQVRGNALLLQELIKNLLHNAITYTPPGGSVTLRLRSAVAEGSRAGPVVQLQVDDSGPGIPEAERALVFEPFYRILDNGSEGSGLGLAIVREIARQHDAEITLSELPRHASVEGRGLRVQAQFARAPAPGADASNG; this is encoded by the coding sequence ATGCCTGAAATCTCCGCGGCGCAGACCCCGTCCCCGCAGGAGGACCAGCGGGGGCGCAGGCGGCACCCGCGCTCGCTGTTCGGCGAGATTCTCGACTGGATGCTCGCCCCCATGCTGTTGCTGTGGCCGCTGTCCATCGGCATCACCTATCTCGTGGCGCAGGCCATTGCTGCCAAACCCTATGACGCGGCACTGGAGCACACGCTGCGCCAACTCTCGGCGCAGGTGCAGATGCAGGGCGCGCAGGCGGCGGTGCAGTCGGCCTTGTGGCAGCTGACGCTGCGGCAGCCACCAGCCGGGGGCATTCTGGGCTATCAGGTGCGCAGTGCGTCGGGCGTGCTGCTGGCTGGCGCGCCGGGCCTGCCGTCGGCGGCCATGTTGCCGCCGGGCCATGCGTCGGGCGCGCTGTCGGTCGCGTGGCGCGATGGCGAGATGGGCGAGCACGGTGTTCGTCTGGCCGCGGCCTGGGTCTGGCCCCCCGCTGCGCCCGGGGCGGCCCGCGCCATGCCGGTGCTGGTGCAGGTGGCGCAGAGCCTGGATGCCCGCACGCGGCTGGCGCGCGACATCGTGCAGGGCGTCATCCTGCCGCAATTCGTGGTGGTGCCCATCTTCATCCTGCTGGTCTGGTTCGGTCTGGGACAGGGCATTGCGCCGCTCAACGAACTGCAGGCGCGCATCCGCCGCCGTGCCGATGACATCAGCCCGATCGACGAGCGCGAGGCGCCCGAGGAAATCGCGCCCCTCGTCGATTCGATCAACAGCCTGTTTGCCCGCCTGCGGCAATCGTTGCAGACCCAGAAGCGCTTTGTCGCCGATGCGGCCCACCAGATCAAGACGCCGCTGGCCGGCCTGCGCATGCAGGCCGAACTGGCGCAGCGCGAAACCGACCCTGAGGAGCTGCGCGCCAGCCTGCGGCAGATCGGTCGCAGCGTGGAGCGCACCACCCGCCTGGTCAACCAGCTCCTGGCCCTGACCCGCGCCGAGAACCAGGGCGGCGCGGCCCGCGCGGTGTTCGAGACCATCGATCTGCGCCAGCCCGCGGCCGAGGCCATGCAGGAGCTGGCCATGCTGGCGCTGGACAAGAATCTCGAACTGGAATTCGACAGCCCGCCCCTGCCGCTGCAGGTGCGCGGCAACGCCCTGTTGCTGCAGGAGCTGATCAAGAATCTGCTGCACAACGCCATCACCTACACCCCGCCCGGAGGCAGCGTCACGCTGCGGCTGCGTAGTGCGGTGGCCGAGGGGTCGCGCGCCGGTCCGGTGGTGCAACTGCAGGTCGACGACAGCGGCCCGGGCATTCCCGAGGCGGAGCGTGCGCTGGTGTTCGAGCCGTTCTACCGCATTCTCGACAACGGCAGCGAAGGCAGCGGCCTGGGTCTGGCCATCGTGCGCGAGATCGCCCGCCAGCACGATGCCGAGATCACGCTGAGCGAGCTGCCGCGGCACGCGTCCGTCGAGGGGCGGGGGCTGCGGGTGCAGGCCCAGTTTGCGCGGGCCCCGGCGCCCGGTGCCGATGCGTCAAACGGGTGA
- a CDS encoding response regulator, translated as MRILIAEDDRVLADGLLRSLRALGYAVDQVADGNSADAALQSSAFDLLILDLGLPRLSGFEVLRKLRARGTTVPVLILTAADSVEDKVRGLDLGADDYMAKPFALQELEARVRALSRRGMGGASAIIQHGPLQYDITGRVVTLDGHVVELSARELTLLEVLLQRAGRLVSKDQLVEHLCVWGEEVSTNAIEVYVHRLRKKIEVGPVRIATVRGLGYCLEKIAPTPVPTTEAVRPDA; from the coding sequence ATGCGGATACTGATTGCCGAAGATGACCGGGTTCTGGCCGATGGGCTGCTGCGATCGCTGCGCGCGCTGGGCTACGCCGTCGATCAGGTGGCCGACGGCAACAGCGCCGACGCGGCGCTGCAGTCCAGCGCCTTCGATCTGCTGATTCTCGACCTGGGGCTGCCGCGGCTGTCGGGCTTTGAGGTGCTGCGCAAACTGCGCGCCCGCGGCACCACCGTGCCCGTGCTCATCCTCACCGCAGCCGACAGCGTGGAAGACAAGGTGCGCGGCCTCGATCTGGGCGCCGACGACTACATGGCCAAGCCCTTCGCCCTGCAGGAACTCGAGGCCCGGGTTCGGGCCCTGTCCCGCCGGGGCATGGGCGGCGCCAGCGCCATCATCCAGCACGGCCCGCTGCAGTACGACATCACCGGCCGCGTGGTCACCCTCGACGGCCATGTGGTGGAACTCTCGGCGCGCGAACTCACCTTGCTCGAAGTGCTGTTGCAGCGCGCGGGTCGCCTGGTGAGCAAGGATCAGCTCGTCGAGCATCTGTGCGTCTGGGGCGAGGAGGTGAGCACCAACGCCATCGAGGTCTATGTGCACCGGCTGCGCAAGAAGATCGAGGTCGGCCCGGTGCGCATCGCCACGGTGCGCGGCCTGGGCTACTGCCTGGAAAAGATCGCGCCGACCCCCGTGCCAACGACCGAGGCCGTCCGCCCCGATGCCTGA